From the genome of Botrytis cinerea B05.10 chromosome 7, complete sequence:
GAAGCAGTCAAAGAGGGCCTCGAAAACTTTGATTTTGCTGCTGCTAAGGCGTCTACCGATCTAAGTCGAGAAGTTGTGGAAAATATCACCCGTGCCGATGTTATTGAAGCCGTGAAAGCAGGACTAGAAAGCTCACCACAATCTGTTGACAAATTCACTGCTCAAGTCTCGGAACGCATACATGAAATTATGGACTCTGTACGAATCGAATTCAAGGCAGTTTCAGACGAAGCTAAACAACAGGTTGTTGCAAATGGACGGGATTCCGAGCAACTACTAGATGCAACTAAAGACGGATTTGAGAAGCTCCGATCTGACATTGAAGCTTACGTTGATCGAGCCTCAGATGTCACAGGTAAAGATGAGATTCTCGAGAACATGCGGGATAACTTCGCTACGCTTCGTTCCGAAGTGGAAGAACTTATCTCTAAAAGCTCAACTACTGGTCTTGAAAAAGTCCACAGTGAACTTGAGCATCTTCGAGGTTCGATAGCATCAGCTTTGGTTCCATCAGGAGCAAGCGATGATAAAGATGAGATTCTTGATGCCTTGAAGGAAGGTTTCGATGGTCTTAAACCTGGTATGGAAGTCTCGCGGTCACGAGATATTGACGAAGAAAACATGCCAGGAACCAGAGAAATCATCGACGCTCTGCAAGACGGGTTCTCTGTTCTCAAAGCTGAGGTTGAAAAGGCTGCCAACAAGCCTATCGATATGACTGTTAATCATGAAATTCTCGACACCCTCAAGAAAGGTCTAGAGAATGTCAaagttgattttgaaattctcaaagagaatcaaaagaaagagcaaGCACTGGTAGAAGTCTCTGATCGCGCATTGGTTCCAGCTAAGGACAGCCTCTCTCATAATGATATTGGGAATCTAGAGATGCTCATTACCCAGCTTGGCATCAAAGTAGCAGCACTGGAGTCGAAGGAACAGCTTCCACCACAACTTGCTCCTGGTTCTGTGACCAAAGAAGATTTGGCTAAAGTCGAGGAGCTGCTTCGAAGTGTTCAAGATAAAGTGGAGGGGGTTGTTACGCGCGAGGTTATCCCTGATGAAGATAGAGTCAAGAAGGAAGACCTTAATGCCATTGAGATTTTGCTTCACAATGCAAAAGCTAAGCTTGATGAGATCGACCCTGAACAAACTGCTAAGAAGGAGGACATTGAGACTATGGGTGTCTTCGTTCTTGAAATCCGAGATGGTGTCAATGCAATGATTGAACATCTTGAGGAAGtcttgaagaaagatgaCATCACTTCTATCGAAACTGCAGTACATGATGTCATGAATGCCCTCGCAGAAATAAAGGAGCAAGTCAGTAACGAATTCAAGAGTCTCGACAAGGTTACAAAGACCGACGTTGAAGCTGTCGAATCTGTATGTCTTGACATCAAATCTGCTATCGAGCAAACCGTTGTTCCAGAATTTGCAGTTTTAGCTACGAAAGACGAAGTTACCACACTAGGTACCTTGGTGAAGGAAACCGCCGGTCGAATTGAATTACATGCAACGACGAATGCCAAAGCTTTCGAGGACCGACAGGCGGAAACTGTTGGTGTTAGTGAACGTGTTACAGAGGTCAAATCTTTCCTCATGGAATTCAGGGATGCAGTCAAGGAGAAGCTCGACGAAGGTACAGCTAATGTCGAGACAGTTCGCACATTCCTTGAAGGTCTTGGAGAAACTATCAACAAAAATGGCACTATGTCCGAAGATCTACAAGCAATGTTTCATGCTATGACAGAAGAGTTTGAAAAGACTAATGCTGGTATGGTTGGATCTAAGCTCGATACTGATGAAAAGTTTCAACAAACATGGGACAAGCTCGATTCACATTTTGATGAAAAGTTTACTGAAATCATTACCAAATATGATGAGCTCCAGAACTTCTTGGAAGAAAGAGCCACAGCCGGCGTAGAAAAAACAACAGAAGTTGAGGCTAACATCATAAGCACGAAGCAAGTGGCTGAAGATGTCAAGGGCCTACTTGATACATTAATAAGTGCTGTGACAGACTCCGCCGAAAAGATGGATGAAGGCTCAAAGACCGTTTTCAACCGTGTTGATGAAACTTTTATCAGAGTAGAGGAAACTCACGCCGATGCTAAGGTCGAGCACCAGCTCACACGCGAACAAGTATTGAAGACTTTGGGCGTTGTGGAAGGAGTTCATGGAACTGTAACGGAGTACAATCCCCAAATTCTTGACATGATCAAAGATGTTCTTAAAATGGTTGGCCAGCATTACGAACATTCAAAGAATTCGGTAGAGACAATTCAGGAGAAGATCGCCGAaattcctcctccaccagAAATCCCTCCTCCTGTTGAATACGATGATACACCTGTTCACGAGAAGCTTGATAAGCTTGTGGACCATGTGCAAGAAGCCGGAAAGTCCGTGGCACAATTGGAAATGCTTGACAAGATCCATCGACAAATGATGTCTACTGCTGCAGAAGTTTCTCAATTTGTCACAACCCAGACCCAAAAAATTGCAGATGACCATGAAAGTAAGGAACAAGCTGCCGCAGAAGCTGCCATTGCCTTGGAGAGACGTCTTGTTCAGAAAGAACAAGTCGAAGCATCGATTGCTTCACTTAAAGGCGAAGAAAGAGCTATGAAGGAATATATTACCAAGCTTAAGACCGACAAAGAAGATTTGCTTCATCAAAAAATGAGACTCTCTTCTGATGTTTCTAGCTTGGAAACAGCTTTAAGAATCCGCCGTGAAGAATTacaagaaatggaagaaagagcTGAAGGACTTGAGAGACGAATTCTTGAGGGAGTCATTGATCATTCCCGAGCCCTTTTGTTAGCAAATGGCAATAGAAAGAAAGCACGAGATCCTATGAGTCGTAAACGGAACCCCACTCAACGCAACTCAACGGCTCATTCTATCGCCTCCAGCGTCGCTTCCAAAGCTCCATCGATTACACAGGGCGCTGTTAATATGGCAATGAAAAACCGCTCTCCTACCAAAGGACCTCAAGCCAACCAGGCCCAAAGACGCATTCTATCCCTGagtcaaatcaacaataatCTTACAAGTGGCAACTTCAAACGCAGTCACAGTGTCAAACAGCCCAGTGCTGCTGCTACTCCACGTAAAACTAGCTGGGGAGAAGACTCAAACAAATCCCGCAATTACGGAGAACTTAACAAGGAGAATCTGGCTttgaaagaatatgaagatgaagatgaagaaaacaaagaatcAGGCCATCTTTCCGATCATGAAGGCGGAAATCAAAGCGATTCAAACACAATGAGAAGAAGTAGTCATGGTACTACTGTTATTACGGGAAATGAAGGAACAGAGTATTCGGAGAGTAttgatggtggtggaagaGATCGAGATGAGGATAGAGATAGGGATGAGGGGTCAGAATCGGATTATGAAACGGAAACGGACTTGGGAACCAATAGTCATCTGGGCACCGAAAGTGAATTGTCGAGTAGTAGtttgggaaagggaaaagactATAATGCGGTGGTTTTGtatgaagaggaagttgTTTAGTCCATTGatggttggagatggagatgagggaaCTGATGTGGGCAGTGTTGGATTCTATGGAGGGGCTTTTCGTAAACTACAAATTCACGCGGTAATGGTCTAattcttgtatttttttgACCCTCTTACTCGCTTTGGGAAACGGAGGAAGGGGTGGCTTTGTTTTTGCTAGGAAGCAAGGGATCATGACAGGACCTACAATATACCCTAGTATGTGGGTTTCTTGATGAAGTCCTGATTGAAgtttatgatttttatatctttttcctttctatGAATAGCGTTTTAGCGTTTAGTATATTTTATATCCTTTTTGGTTGTggtattttcaatttcaaagattccCTTGCGAAGGCGGCATACTAGGTAGTTAgatagtagtagtagtagtacAAGtacaattacaatttttatCTTCTCATATATTCTTCTATGGTATCGTTCATTGCATGCATTGTGAGTAGAGATATGAATCTGTCCCCATTAGTATCTTAAGTACGAACACAACTACCTCGCATCGACATAAAACCACCCATACTGCCCTTCTGAAGTTACTCCCTCTTCAAAACTTTCCTCCCCGCCATCCACGGCCACAAAACTTCGGGCACCCTaacctctttcctctcctcgTCCCATCCATTTTCTAAAATGGCAGCCACAATCCTAGGCACCGCAAGCGCTGTTCCATTAACAGTCCACGGAAACGCAATTTTCCCTCCATTCTTATCAATATCCACTCTCGTCGCCAATCTCCTACTTTGATAATCCCCGCAGATACTTAATGATGTTACTTCGCCCCATCCATTATCTCTTTCTCTGCGCGAGGGAAAGAAGGCTTCGATATCTATTTTGCGCATAGCTGAGGCGCCGAGATCGGTAGAGGGCATTTCGAGGATTCGACAGTGGAGATCGAGGGAGGTGAGGATGGTGGTTTGGAGGGAAAGCATTTCGTTGAAGATTTCTGTGGTTTCTGGGAGGGAAGGCGAGGTCCAGGCAAACATTTCGACTTTTGTAAATTCGTGCACTCGATACAGTCCCTTGGTGTCGATGCCACGAGCGCCAGCTTCGGCGCGGTAACAGCGGGATGTGGCGATTGTTTTCAAAGGGAGGAGGGATTCGTGGAGAGTGGTGTTTGCTTTCATCCCCGCGAGAGGAATTTCGGCGGTTCCGGCGAGGGAATATGTTGGTTTTGCGCTTTCGGCATCGGAAGGAGATTGGGTGATGGAGTAAATTTGTTGTTCGTCTGATTGATCGCGGGGTTGGAAACCGCATGCTGATGCGATGTGGGAATATACCATTGAGGGGGGAGAAACGATGGACCAGCCTTTtgagagagcgagagagagggaaTACTGGATTAGGGCTTGTTCGAGGAGTGCGGCACCGTTGAGTAGATAATACCATCCCCAACCGGAAGTATTGGCTGCAGAGGAAAAATCAAGGAGGTTTAATTCGCTACCTATGTGGACGTGAGACCGCCATACTCGATCTGAGGAGGCGGCTTTGGGTTCGGGATGTTCGTTGATGGTTCCTATTACTTTTGGTTCTGAGCCGCGGGGAGTGGAATCGGATGTAAGGTTTGGAATTGCGGATGCGAGTGTGTTGATTTCTGTCATGAGCATTGATTCTGAAGATTCTATTTCAGAGATTTTATCCTTCAGACTTCTAGCTTCTGCGATAATCTCCTCTTTGGAAAGGGCGCGtaacttttgaatttcttctgAACCGTCATCTCGTATTGCTTTTGGATTTGCAAGTTGAagttttaatttattatttctttcccGTAATGATCTTGCATCGCGCTGATAATCGTGCCATTGTTCGAATAGATTTATGATTTTGGCTGGGTATGTTGACTGCAATTTGTAATTTCTTTCTAGACAACTTGTTTCGTATAATTCGGGATTAGCTCGTATATGTTTTGTATCGATAGATTGTTTGGGGGCTATGGAGGGCTTGGGTATTTCGGAACGTAAACGTGGAGAGACATGGTATGGACGACGAGGAGATGGACGTGAGAGGGATTGGAATTGACATCGTAAACATGTAAAGCGTTTTATCGTTGACATTTTGGATATTGAGGGGAAGGATGGTGGgatgatattatttttttggaAGCTTAACCTTAGAGCTAACAATAAGATAAGATTAACCTTAGCTGTTGAAACTAAGAAATGTGAGCTGAGCTGATTATTATTGGATGAATCTAAAATGCGGGGTACACTCGGTAAAACTATTTTCCGACCCCTTCGCCAAAAAATTTGCAGCCAACACCAAAAAAACGTCTAGATGAGACTCtgaattcaaaaaaggaTGTCAAAACAACGGAATGTCCAAAAAGTGATTTCAAGATCGGATTTAAACCGACGGAACTCAGGGTTACTCCCTACGTAGGGCTCGAACCTACAGCCTCAAGATGGATTCATATATAGGTATGAGCCTAATAGAAGTCTTGCGCGCTACCATTGCGCCAGCAGggaaatcaaatgatttcTTAGTAGATTGTTGAGAACCAATGCTTaattcaaaactatatttCACTATGTATTAAGGAACTCGCGTACTACAAACCGGTCTTCCATGCCAATGCAATAATTGCAGCCGAAAACACCAGTCTAAACGGCCATTACATATTCATATTGCGGCTAGTATGTCAATAGATACTCTATATAATACGAGATTCAATATAGGTTtcataataatactttttggGGTTGAAAAATTCATACAAGTTATAAGGTAGGGTAGTGTAAGATGTAGGGATATCGATTAACAACGATTTCGAAGACTATCTAGTTATATGATGTGACTGGATAGTACTATTGTAGGtctattattgataaaagtTATATGGGGGATTGATTGTAGTAAGACAATGAAATATATACTGACTCGAATGTATATAGATGTTCCTTCTCTTGCTCCATCAAATGATTTCTTCCCACCTCTAGTCTTGTGCGCTCGTATAGACGGGTACGTGCTCGTATGCCCCTGCAAGCATATATGCTCGCCAAGTGATCGTTGAGCCAAGGGCCCGTTAGTCACGTGGTTGCTGCTATAATACTGGGGCGTCCAGGGGATTTGGCGGAGGTGTATTTGTAAGCGATGAAAGATGGATTCGTTACAGGCAGTATACTGTACTCAAATGGTGGCAGGCTTTTAGTTTAGaagtctttcttcttttcttttatttcacTTGATTGGTAGACTTCTATGATCCTACTTTTAATAATCGATTTAACCTATTTTATTCCGATTTTCTATGATACAGGGGGATCACGGTTAAACGATACGCTGACTCCGAACAAGGCGCTCTCAAATCGCACTGTTACAAACACAAACTATATAGTTATTTTAACTGCTTGGTTCACATATGTAACAAATTTAAATGAtgtcatcaaatcaatctatcaCAGAATCTACTGACGAGCCTGTTGCAAGTAAGTTGAAGGATAGTTTTTATTCCTTCACTTTTTGGCAAACTCTCGCTGTGTGATTGCTGACTCTCCTCAGATTCAAAATTCCTGTTCATCGCGATCAACAATCCAGATGATTTAAAAGATCATGACACAAAGCGCCGAGCCCGGTCGCATGCTGTGAAGCAAGCGCTCGAGAACAACCGAAAGCTTCGGAAAGAATCAGGTGACAATTTCAGAGTTTCGTCGTCAAAAGATTACTCCAGAAGATTGGCGAGCAATAGAATGCGTAGCCAACCCCGAGTCGCAATACCATTGTCCCCATCCGTCAGCACGCTTGATCCTTTCCAGACGCTGGCTGTGGATTCATCGAGACTGCATGCACTGTTTAGCAACTGTAAGTCATTCATAGCCACTGAAAAACTACCTTGAATAGATAGCTTACATAAACTGATTCAGACAAGGCCAGACAGGCTGCCGAGCCTGTTTTCAGTGTTAAGAATGAGCTTGTATATCATAGCTTTCACACAGTTTTTAACGCAGGGCTAGATGACCCTGCTCTTTTGAATGCTGTTATGCTTACATTCGCATTTGCAGCGACGGAGGGGGGCATCAATCAAGAATGTCTTAGGTACCAGAGTAAAGCAATAAGTTGCATTCGTGAAAGAATGAGTTCTATAGACAGGGCTACTATGACAACAACCATTGGGGCCATATTGCTGCTTACTGGGGTAGAGGTCTGCTAGCATTCCCTCTTAGATTTCCTAAAGTTCTTAAGCTTGCGGCTGCGGTAGACTGATAATTTGGTGTTCTAGGCTCGCCTTGGGATGCAGTTTCAAGTTCAAATTCACATGAGAGCAATAAAACAGGTGCTTGATATGTGTCAAACGGAGGGGATATATCTCACTAGCGGAATCAAGCGGGCTATATTTTGGTAAGCTACAAAGCAGCAGTTCAGTGATTCACTCTTACATTAGCATGCAGGCAAGACTTGAATTCATCGTTTATGACAGGCTCGACCCGCATAGTTGATCATACGACTTTTACCGAGCTTCAGTGGAAAAGAGATTCGTATTCCCCAAGTCTTTTCCGGCTTCCGCCAGGATTCCAGGTCCGATCCCAAGTACTAACCAAAGAGTTTGTTGAAATACTGGAAGATATACATGCATTGTCATGTATTCGTGTGTTTTCCGGCCCCTCCAACTGTAAACCGCTAGCGATGGCAAATATTAACAACCACCAAGCATCTATTCAGTCACGGCTGGTGGGATTAGTGGGCCATTCTCCCATTTTAGAATGTTGTAAGCTTGCTGCATATCTTTGTTCCAGTATGCTATGCT
Proteins encoded in this window:
- the Bcdia4 gene encoding Bcdia4, which produces MSTIKRFTCLRCQFQSLSRPSPRRPYHVSPRLRSEIPKPSIAPKQSIDTKHIRANPELYETSCLERNYKLQSTYPAKIINLFEQWHDYQRDARSLRERNNKLKLQLANPKAIRDDGSEEIQKLRALSKEEIIAEARSLKDKISEIESSESMLMTEINTLASAIPNLTSDSTPRGSEPKVIGTINEHPEPKAASSDRVWRSHVHIGSELNLLDFSSAANTSGWGWYYLLNGAALLEQALIQYSLSLALSKGWSIVSPPSMVYSHIASACGFQPRDQSDEQQIYSITQSPSDAESAKPTYSLAGTAEIPLAGMKANTTLHESLLPLKTIATSRCYRAEAGARGIDTKGLYRVHEFTKVEMFAWTSPSLPETTEIFNEMLSLQTTILTSLDLHCRILEMPSTDLGASAMRKIDIEAFFPSRRERDNGWGEVTSLSICGDYQSRRLATRVDIDKNGGKIAFPWTVNGTALAVPRIVAAILENGWDEERKEVRVPEVLWPWMAGRKVLKRE